The sequence below is a genomic window from Nocardia fluminea.
CCGCCGATATCGCCTACGCGATCATCCGGTATGCCGCGGTGACCGGCGATGACGACTACCTGTTCGGGCAAGGCGCGGAGATTCTGTTCGAAACCGCCCGGTTCTGGGTGCAACGCTGCACCGAGGACGGCGATTCACTGGTCCTGCGGACAGTGATGGGGCCGGACGAGTTCCACTCCCATGTCGACAACAACGCGTTCACCAACAAGCTCGTGCACTGGCATCTGCGGCAGGCGGCGGCGGTCTACGAACGGATGTCGCGGGAACGTCGCGAGCGCTTGCACGACCTCATGGCGTCGATCGGGCTCGACCCGAGTGAACCGGCCGGGTGGCGGGCCGCCGCGGATCGGCTGCGGGCACCGACCGATCCCGACTGCGGTGTCATCGAACAATTCGACGGCTATTTCGATCGCACGGTGGTGCCCATCGTCGACTGGGACGCCCACGGTATGCCGCGACTGCCCGTCAGGTACAGCCCTTTCGACTGCGAAGCCACCTCGCTGCTCAAACAGCCCGATGTGGTGATGCTGCTGCACATGCTGCCCGACGAATACTCGATGGCCACCCGGCGGCTGAACTACGAGTTCTATGAGCAGCGCACGATGCACAAGTCCTCACTGAGCCCGTCAATTCATGCCATCGTGGGATTGCAGGTGGGCGACTCGCGCACGGCGCAACGGTATTTCGAGCGCTCGGCGTTCGTCGATCTCGACGACAACCAGGGCAATACCGAAGAGGGCATCCACATCGCCTCCGCGGCCGGCACCTGGCAGGTGGCGACGCACGGCTTCGGTGGTGTGCGTGCCGACGCCGACGGATTGCGTTTCACACCGGCGCTGCCGGGGTCCTGGCAACGGTTACGGTTCTCGGTGCACTGGCGGGGCCGCCCGGTGCGGGCCGATCTCGGGCATCGGGACGCGCGATTCGAACTGCTCGGCGCGGGGCCGCCGGTGCGGATCATCGTGTGGGGTGAGCCGGTGACACTCGAACCCGGTGTCGTGGTCGAGGTCGCGGCGCCGTGATGGATGTGTTCGAGGCGCAGGCAGTGCTGTTCGACCTCGACGGCGTCCTCACCGACACCGCGGCGGTGCATCGGCGGGCGTGGTCGGCGCTGTTCACCGAGTTCCTGCCCACGGTCGCTCCCGAAGCCGCCCCCTACACCGATGCCGACTACTTCGCACTGGTCGACGGCAGGGCACGGGCAGCGGGCGTGCGGTCGGTGCTGGCCTCGCGCGGGGTGAGCATGCCCGACGGCGAGCTGGACGACCCGCCCGGCGCGCGGACGGTGCACGGGCTGGGCAACCGCAAGAACGTGCGCTTCACCGAGATCATCGCCGGTGACGGTGTCGAGGTGTTCGACGGGTCGTTGCGTCTGGTCGAGGCGCTCGCGGCCGCCGATGTCGTCATGGCGGTGGTGTCGAGCTCGCGCAACGCGGTCCTCGTGCTCGACACTGTGGGCCTGCTGGACAGGTTCGCGGTGGTGATCGACGGTGTGCTGGCCCACGACCAGCGCCTGGCGAGCAAACCGGCGCCCGACATGTTCCTCACTGCCGCACAGTGTTTGGGCGTGGATCCGGCGCGCACAGTGGTGATCGAGGATGCGGTGTCGGGGGTCGAAGCGGGGCGCCGGGGTGGGTTCGAGGTGATCGGGGTCGACCGAGGAAGCGGTACCGCGGCGTTGTGGGCGGCCGGTGCCGACGTCGTCGTCAGCGATTTATCGGAGCTGGTCGAAGATCGGTTGGGACGACGCGGGTCTGACGTGTCGGGGGAGATCTGAGTTACTCGACGTAAACTGAACGAGCGTCCAAGTTGGGCAAGTGTTCATGTGAACCGGGCTGTTCCGGAAACCAGGCGGCTCTAGGTTCGGATCGGACGATTCACCTGCTCACCCTCTGGTCGGAGATCATGCGAACACCTCTGCCCCGCCGTGCCGCGCCCGGCGTCGGTTCCCTCACCGCACTGACCCTGGCCGTGGGCATGATGCTCGCGCCCGGCACCGCCTCGGCGGAGGGGTCCCCGACCCTGGCCACGACGCCGATCAGTGATGCGACCGCTGTGTGCACCAGTGGCGCACCGACTTTCGACGACATCGTGACCGCCGCCGCCTCGGTGCTGCGCGGCACCGTGGCACCCGCGCAAGTGCTTGCCTACGACCAGCAGGTCGCCGATTTCCGGGCCGGGATCGCCGCGCTGCGGGTGCACCGCGACGGGTTGCCGCTGCGCCCGGAACAGGTCGGCGTGCGGCCCGCCGAACTCGACGATCCGATCGTCACCTACCTCGTCAACGGGCTCGACGCGGTGCGCACCGGGCGCATCGACGAGACCATGTCGGTCTCGCAGCTGACCGTCAACGACGCCATCGAGGTCTTCATCCTGGCGACCGGCATCGTCAAGATCCCGGCCAAACTGCTGGCGGGCATGGTGCCCACCGTCGGTATGTTCCTCAAGCCGGTGGTCGGGGCGGTGTTCACCGGAACCAAGGCGCTGGCGCGCGCGGTGCAGAACTCGATCGACGCCGGGTGTGTGGCGCCGAACGTGTACCCGCCGCTGGAGCTCGGCGACGCCGTGATCGAGCCGGTGCAGGTTCCCCAGCCCATCGAGGATCTGGCCGCGCTGGTCATGAACGCCGACGGCACCTGCACTCCCGTCGCGGAATTGAGCCTGGCCACCGTCGTGGAGCGTGCACGCACCTTCCTCGACAGTGGGGCCGTCGCGGTGGACCGGGTCGCGATGCACCAGGCCGCCGACGCTGTGCAGGAGTTCCTGGCGAGCAACCGGGTCGCCAAGGTAATGCTGATGCGCCGCGCCGACGACCTCGGCCCACTGGTCGAGGCCCTGGACCTGGGCCCGCTGACGTTGCTGGCCAACCTCGGCGCCGACCTCGCCGAAGGCACGGCGCTGGACACGGTGCCATTGGCGCAGGTCCAGGTCGAGAACGCCTTCGATCTGGCGACGCTGACCCTCGACATCACCAGCTTGCTGTTCTCGGCGGGCACCACCGTCGCCGGGTTCGCCGGCGTCGCCGAGACGGTCACCACGCCGCTGTCGATCGTGCAGAAACTGGTGCTCGCCCCGACCGACTACGGTGCGCCGATCGTGCGCGGCGTCATCCAGTCGATGTGCGCGGTGTAGACCGTCCTCCGCCTCGCCGACATGCGCGCGATGCTGACGAACGATTCGCGTCGGCGCCCGTTAGGCTGCGGCGGCGTCGCGAACATGCCACTGTGCTTCGATCAGGTCAGTTGTCCAACAGAGCCACTACCCAGAAGGTGACCATGCACGATCAGTTCTCGTCCGGAATCGGCCGTCGTGAAGTGCTGGCAGGCGCCGCCGGTGTCGTCGCGGGCCTGTCGCTGGTGGGGCTCACCCCCGCCGCGGCGGTGCCCGCCGAAGTGCCCAAGTTCGCGCCGCAGCCCGGGCGTAATGTGCGGGTGCTGGTCACCGGCGACGCGGGTACCGGCACCCGCACCCAGTGGGCGGTCGCCGACGCGGCCCGCGAATTCCACGCACGCCGGCCGTTCTCGCTCGCAGTGGGTCTGGGCGACAACATCTACGACAGCGGCCCCGACGGCCCCGACGACGAACAGTTCGCCACCAAATTCGAGAATCCCAATGCGGGACTGGACTTTCCGTGGGCCATGGTCCTCGGAAACCACGACACCAGCTCGGTGTTCCCCGGCGACGGCGGGTGGCTGGCCCGCGGCAACTTCGAGGTGGCCTACCACGCCAGATCACAGCGCTGGTGGATGCCGAGCCGCTACTATTCGGTGCGCGTACCCGAGGAAAACCCGGTGGTGGAGTTCTTCGTGCTCGACATCAATCCCCTCGCCGCCTACATCCCGCCCTTCCTCGACCCGTACTGGGCCGTCGACGGGCCCTACATGAACGAACAGCGCGCCTGGCTCGACACCGCCCTGGCCGAGTCCACCGCGCCGTGGAAGATCGCCTGCACCCACCAGGCCTACATCAGCAACGGCCCGCACGGCGACGCGGGCAACTACGAGGGCCTGCCGGTCGAACCGATCAACGGCGTGCACGCCAAACGCTTCTTCGAAGACCACGTACTGGGCAAGGTGTCGTTTCTGCTGTCGGGCCACGACCACACCCTGCAGGTGCTCGAACCGACCGCGGCGACCAAAGGCACCCGCCAGATCGTGTCGGGCGCGGCGGGCAAGACCGCCGGCGGTCAGCCGCGACTGACCACCGGCGGGCACAGTGCGCTGTTCGACACCCAGCACGAACTGGGCTTCATGGTCTTGGACCTCACCGCGGACTCGGTGAACCTGACCGTGCTCACCGTCGACCCGGCCTCGGGGGCGAGCACCGAGGTCTTCGACCGCCGACTCGGCTGAACGCGAGCGGGTGCGCGAAGCGCGGTGGCGGGAGGATGATCGGTGGATGGGCTTCTACACCGACCGGATCCTCCCGCACCTCACCGACAAAGTCTGCGGCGTCGCCCAGAACGGGCCGCTGCGCGAGCGCACGTGCGCCGGGCTACACGGTGCGGTGCTCGAAGTCGGATTCGGATCGGGCAACAACATCGGGTTCTATCCGGACGCGGTCGAGCGGGTCAGCGGGGTCGAGCCCGCCGACACCGCGTGGAAGATCGCCGCGAAACGTGTCGCGGGCAGCGCGACTCCGATCGAACGCGCGGGCCTGGACGGCCAGTCGCTGCCCTTTCCCGAGGCCAGCTTCGACACCGCCCTGTCCACTTTCACCCTGTGCACCATCCCCGACGTGGCGGCGGCACTGGCCGAGATCCGGCGGGTTCTGCGCCCCGGCGGCACCCTGCATTTCGTCGAACACGGACTCGCGCCGGAGGAGTCGGTGCAAACCTGGCAGCATCGGCTCGACCCGATCCAGCAGAAGATCGCCGGCGGCTGTCATCTCAACCGCGACATCCCCGGACTGATCGCCGACGCGGGTTTCGAGATCACCGAACTCGACCGGTTCTACCAGCCGGGCGCCCCGAAAGCCTTGGCGGCGCTGTCGCTCGGTGTCGCGGGGCGTCGCTGAAGCGGGCGATCACCACGACTGGACCAGCGGGGTGGCGTGTTCGCGCCGCTGCCATTCGGCGGTGAGCCGCCCCAGCCGGTGGGGTGCGGCGACGCTGCGCATGCCGGCGATCTTGTCCGCGCGCATCTCCAGCACCGCCACGCCGAGAACCCGATCGCCGAGGGCGACGAGCAGGGCCGGGCAGCCGTTGACCACGACGGCGTACATCGACGGGGAGCCACCGGCCAGGCGTCGCTTGGCCGGACTCGGTGTGAAACCGGCCCGCACCGCGGTGGCCAGCCGGTGCGGGCTCGCGTAACGGATCAGCTTCGCGGCCAGGCCCCCGGCGCCGTCGGAGATCCCGGTCGCGTCCTCGGTCAACAGCGCGATCAGCCGATCGGTGCGACCGGAGGTGGCGGCATCGACGAACGCCTCGACGACCCGGCGCGCCGCACCGTGGTCGACGTCGACGGTGGTGCGCGCAACGGTGATCCGCCCACGGGCACGGTGGAGGTGCTGCTGACTCGCCGACACGGTGATATCGAGGATGTCGGCGATCTCGGCATGCCGATACGCGAAAGCCTCGTGTAGCACGTACACGGCGCGTTCGGTCGGCGAGAGCCGCTCCATGAGCGTCAGCACCGCCAAACTCACCGATTCACGCTGCTCGACGGTGTCGGCAGGCCCGAGCATCGGGTCGCCGTCGAGCAGCGGTTCGGGCATCCAGGCACCGACCGCGCGCTCGTGGCGCGCCTTCGCCGAGCGGAGCCGGTCCAGCGCCAGGTTGGTGACGATCTTGGTCAGCCACGCCTCCGGCACCTCGACGTAGTCGCGGTCGGCGGCCTGCCACCGCAGGAACGCGTCCTGGACCGTGTCCTCGGCGTCGGCGGCCGACCCGAGCAGACGGTAGGCGATCGAGGCCAGCCGGTTGCGGCTGGCCTCGAAACGCGCCACGGTGGCGGTATCCATGAGCACGACTCTAGGTCGCGACCACGGCGTGGGGTCGATCGGTGCTCGCGCGGTACCGCCGGCTGGGCATACCGAAGGTGGGGTGGCGCAAGCTCCAGGGGTTGACCCCGAGGATCGCCGCTTTGAGGCGGGCGGCCGCACGCCCGCGCAGGGCCCACGACTTCGATCGCGCGTCATCGTCGACCACCTGGAAGATCGCGTCCTTGCGGCCGAGGCTGATGTGGTTGCCCACATACGACAGCGACGTCGTCGAGACCTTGCGGCCGGTCCGGTCCCCGATGATCGTGGCCGTGGCCTGCATGCTGGTGAAACCGGCGGACGCGCACGACATCGGCAACGGTAAACCGTTGTCGCCGATGACGAAGGCGCTGTCACCGGCGACATAGACATCCGGGTGCGAGACCGACCGCATCTGCCGGTCGACGGTGATCCGGCCGTCGGGTCGCACCGCGAGACCGCTGGTCGCGGCGATCGCAGGCACAGCGAACCCAGCGGCCCACACCGTCGCGTCCGCGGCGAACGCGGTGCCGTCGGCGGCAACCGCGCCCGCCGCGTCCACGCGCGCGATGGTGGTGTGCTCGTGGACGGTGATGGCGAACCGGTCGAAGGCCTCGAACAGGTGACGGCGGGCTGTGCTGCTCAGCCAGCCGCCGAGTTCGCCGCGGGTGACCAAGCCGACTCGCAGGTCCGGATGCGCTTCGGCGATCTCGGTGGCGGCCTCGATCGCGGTCAGGTTGCCGCCGACCACCAGGACCTGCCCGTTCGCGCCCAGCTCGGCCAGGCGCGCGCGCAGTCGCAGCGCGGCCGGGCGCGACGCCACATGGAAGGCGTGCTCGGCGACCCCGGCGACGCTGTGGACGTCGGCGGTACTGCCGAGCGCGTAGAGCAGGGTGTCGTATGCGAGGCTGTCGATGTCCGCGCCGTCAGTGATCGTGACCGTCCGGTGCTCGACATCGACACCGGTTACCTGCGCAACCCGAAGCTGAATGCCGGTGCCCGCGAACACCTCCGTCAAAGGCCGACGGCGCAGCTGACGGCCGGCGGCGAGCTGATGATTGCGCAGCCGCTCGGCGAAATCGGGTTCGGCGTTGACGACGGTGATCTCGAAGTCGTCGGAATGGAGCCGGCGGGCCAGTACTCCGGCAGAGAAGGCTCCGGCGTATCCGGCCCCGAGGACGACGATGCGGTGCTTCATGATTCGCTCCTGTCTGGTTCGCGTGCCCTCTGAACGAGACAGGAACCGAAAGCCTGACAGGATCGATGAGTGACGTGGGTCACGTTCGGGTGGCGCGTGAGGTCGCGAGGAATTCGGTGATCGCGGCCGCCACGGCGCCGGGTTGGTCGAGCATCGACAAGACGTAGGCGTCGTCGATCTCGACCAGGCGAGAACGCGGGATCAACGCGGCCAAGCGGGTGCCGTGGGAGCGAGGCATGACTTTGCCCGCGGACGACCACAGGATGAGCGTTTCGCCGCGGAAGTGGCGCAGGGCTTCGGTGTTGGTGACGAGTTCGCGTTTGTCGAAGCCGGAACGGGTGTAGGCGAGCAGGTCGGCGCGGATACGCGGGTCGCGCAAGCCGGGTTCGGTCCAGGCGTGGACCAGGGTGTCGGGCAGGGGAGTCTTGGCCATCCAGCCGAACATCATCGGGGTGCGTCGCAATCGGCCGATGCGCATCTGGCGCAGGGCCAGGGTGACCCCGCCCGGCAGGAACGAGGCCAGGGTGGCGGTTTTGCCCGGCAGGCCCGGCGGGAAGTTGTCGAAGGCTTCACTGGGGAAGATGATCAGGCGCCCGACGCGGGCGTCGAGGCCGTAGGCGGTGAGGAACAGCGCACCGCCCCAGTCGGAGTGCACGAGGGTGACATCGTGCAGGTCCAGGGCGGCGAGGAAATCGGCGACGAGCTGGTTGAGCCCGCGCAAGCTCAGATCCGTGCCCGGGCGCAGGGGTTCGGGGTGTGCGCCCAGCGGCAGGTCGGGCAGGACATAGCGGAAGCCGGTGGGCAGGTGGTCGAGGACCGAGTCCCAGACGGTGTGGTTCATCAACAGCCCGTGCAGCAGGACCACCGCGGGACCTTCGCCGCGTTCGCGATAGTGGATCCGGCCCGCATCGAGTTCGACGGTCGCCATGACGTCCTCCCTTGCACTCCACCGCCTAGAGCGTTCGCTCTAGTGTGTTTGCTCTAGTGTGGTGGAGTGAGCGAGCAGATGTCAACGAGTACCCGCGAGCGATTGGTGAGCGCGGTCGCGGAACTGATGCGTGTCCACGGCTACAGCGCGATCACCGTCAAACAGATCACTGCCGCCGCACAGGCGCCGATGGGATCGCTCTACCACCACTTTCCGCAGGGCAAGGTGCAGATCGCGGCCGAGGCGTTGCGCAGCACCGGCGCGGCCTACATTCAGCTGCTGCCCCTGCTGATGGACCCGCACGAGGATCTGCGCGTGGCCGTGCCCGCCGCCTTCGACGACGCCGCGCGCACGCTGGCGGAGTCGGGGTGGATGAACATGTGTCCCGTCGGCACCGTCGCGGGGGAGATCGCCGATAGTGAACCGGTTCTGCGGGAGGTCGCGGCGGAGGTGGTGCGGGACTGGATCGACCAGGGCACACAATATTTCGTCGAACGCGGCGTGGGGGAGTCCGCGGCGCGCGAGCTGATCCTGGCGGTGTTGTCCGCCCTGGAAGGGGCGTTCGTGCTGGGCCGCACACTGCGTTCGGCCGAACCGTTGCGCGCGGCCGGGCGGGCGATGGCGGCGCGGGTGCAGGTGGTGCTCGCTGAGAGCGAGAGCGCTGTCATCGATCGCTGAGCTCTCGGCACCACGACGGTCGCGTCACGGGCCCTGTGACACGACAATGGTTTCAGTGGGTGGAGGCGAGGGTTTCGACCTCGCGGACCGCATCGGCGATCGCGCGGAAGTCCTTGCGCAGGATCGCACCATGGTTGCTGGCGACCTTGGCGCTGATGGCGATGTGGGGATTGCGGTCGAGCACCGCGTCGAGGCCGGCGCGGATCTTCTCCTGCTCGTCGCCCCGGCTGCCGAACGAGGTTCCCGACGCGACGACGTACCGCACCGGGACGGTGATGGCATCCAGCACCGGGCCCAGCGCGGCGACGCTGGAGAGCTTGCCGAGTTCGATATTGCTCTCGGCCTGCTGGTGCGCGGTCAATCGCGGCGCGAGCCCGGTCGGGCGGGCCAGTGGCAGCACCCAGCTCAAACGCTTGAACAGCTTGCGGATGCGCAGTTCCATCGCCTCGTCGAGCCAGTCGTAGGGGAACGCGCCGTCGACGAGGACCGCGCCGAGCGCACCGTCCGGGTTGCGGCTGGTCCAGTGTGCGCCCAGATATGCCCCGTAGGACCAGCCGACCAGGATCGGCTTCTCGGTGACACCCCTGGCCGCGAGGATCGCGTCGATGTCGCGCACGCAGGTGTCGAAGGAGTAGTCGCCGGACTTCTTCGATTTGCCGCGCGCTCGCTCGTCGAAGGTGATGTGGCGGTAGCCGGGACCCAGGTCGGCGATCACCCGCCGCCAGTAGCCCTGGGTGGCGAACTGGCCGTTGAGGTAGATCACCGGGATGCCGCTGCCGCCGGTGTCGGTGACGGCCAGTTCGGTGTCGTCGATCGCCACCATGCCGGTCCAGGGTGCGATGGTCGGGCCGGCGGGGTTCGGGGAAGTCATTGTCGTGTCCTTGCGTTGCAGTGTTCGATATTTACTGATGACTGAAATGTAGATTGCATTCACTAGTCTGTCAACAGTAATGCGTGTCGAAATGCCCATTTGGAAGGCATACGTGAGTCAATATTGCAATGACGATGAGCGTGAACGCAACGGGCAACAGAGTTCGATCTTTGCAATGAAGTGGAAGTGAATGCATACTGGGCATGGCGCGAGGCCACCCGCTTCGTACCGTTCAACAGAGAGGTGACCAGCAGCGATGCCCGGAGGCAGACTCACCGACGCGGACCGTCAGCACATCGCCACGGGGCTCGCGGCAGGACACGGCTACGCCGAGATCGGGCGCGAGCTCGGGCGACCCGCCTCGACGATCATGCGCGAAGTCACCCGCAACGGCGGCCCCGACGACTACCGCGCCGAACGCGCGCAAGCAGCTACCCAGCAACGCGCACGCCGCCACAAGCAGACCCCGCCCCCCACGCCACCGATCCCCGACGGTGGCTACGGGCGCGACCCCCGGGCCGTCGCTGAGTTCACCGAATCGTTCACCGCCCTGCTCATCGAACAGGGTCTGCCCCGGATGGAAGCCAGAGTGCTCGCCTGTCTGCAGACCACCGACTCCGGCGCGCTCACCGCCGCCGAGTTGGTCGCCCGGCTACGCGTGAGCCCCGCCTCGATCTCCAACGCGGTCGCCTTCCTCGAACAGCAGGGCATGCTGCGACGAGAACTGATCCCGGGTGAACGGCGCGAACGCTACCTCGTCGACGACGACATCTGGCTGCGCAACCTCGTCGCCTCGGTACAGATGCAGAACGCGTTGTCCGACATGACCCGTCGCGGCGTCGAGGTCCTCGGCTCCGACACCCCCGCCGGGGCTCGCTTCGAACAATCCGCCGAGTTCGTCGCCATCGTCGGCGCGGCACTGCGCCGAGCCATGGAGGAGTGGCGAGTGCGCCAGGCCGAACGCCGCGCCGAACGCGAGTAGCGATCCCCGGCATTGCCTGCGCCGGGGGACTTCGTCGTGCCGAAAAGCATTCCATAACAGCTGAATTCGCTGTCTAACCCTCGGTGGTGAGTTCTATCCGGGCGACCAGGGCTCGATGATCAGCGCCGGGCAGGGCGACCGTTTCGACACTGGTGGCACGGGCATTCGCAAGCAGGAAATGATCGATGCCCACCACCGGCGGGATCGCCTTGTCGGTCGGGTACGTGACCAGATGACCTGCCCCGGCTTGGACCGCGGCGTCGGCGAACCGCCCCGATGCCAGGGCACGGAAGCGGGCATGGTCGTAGGTGGCGTTGAAGTCGCCGCCGACGATCACGGGACGATCAGTGGGAGACCGGCGCAGGATCTCGTGCAAGCGGGCCAGCTCATCGGCCCAGACGCCGGTGTCGTAGACGGGCGGCACGGGGTGCACGGCGTAGATCGAGACCGGGCCGAGTTCGGGGACGGTAGCGGTGGCCGAGATCTGATTGAGGACATAGCCGTCGTATTCGACGGTGTCCGACAACGGGAATCGACTCCAGATACCCGTACCGCTGGCCGTCTGGCCCGGGGCGAGATACCGGTGGGGCAGCAGTTCGTCGAGGCCGGCCTGCGACAGGCTCGCCACGGCCGCGCGGGTGAGTTCGTTGACGGTCAGAATGGCGATGTCGCGAGCCCGCACCTGGTCGACGAGCGCACCCGGGTCAGCTCCGTCGAAGAGCAGATTGGCCTGCATCGCCGTGATCGGCCGTCCGGCATCGCCGTTCTGCGCGACATACAACGGCACCTGGGTCGCGATGCCCGCGCCCGCGATCACCACCGCCACACCGGTCGCGACCCACTGCCTGGTCGCCGCGAACCCGGCGGCACCGAGCACCGCGCCACCCATCAGGTAGGGCGCTCCCGACGCCGCGAGCACCAGCGGCTCCCACGGCCAGCGGAGGAAATGCACGGCGACTCCCGCCGCACCGATCAGCGTCGCGGCACCGGCCAGCACCCGGACACCGACTCGGACACCCTGCGCGTTCATCACGCCAGCCAAGCACGCGGCCGCGACAGAGGCGAATTCGTAGTTCTGCTCACCCCGAGTCCGAAGCGCGAGCAGCGGCGCAAGGGTCTTCGGGGCCGCAGGTGGCGCGAGGGGTGCGCGAATGGTGGTAGGAAAGGGGGCGTGTCGGCATCTGGCGAGAATTCTGGTTCGAACGGGCGGTCCCGCGCGGAGGACGAGGTGGTGGAGCTGGTCAGCAAGCTGATCCAGTTCGACACCTCCAACACCGGCGAGCTGTCCACCACCAAAGGCGAACGCGAATGCGCCGAGTGGGTGGCACAGCAGTTGCACGAAGTGGGCTACGAGACCGAATACGTCGAGTCCGGTGCGCCCGGGCGCGGGAACGTGTTCGCGCGGTTGAAGGGCGCCGATTCCGGTCGCGGGGCCCTGATGATCCATGGGCACCTCGATGTGGTGCCCGCCGAGGCCGCCGACTGGAGCGTGCACCCGTTCTCCGGCGCGGTGCGCGACGGTTACGTGTGGGGGCGCGGCGCGATCGACATGAAGGACATGGTCGGGATGACGCTCGCGTTGGCCCGCCAGTTCAAAGCCGAGGGCACGGTGCCGCCGCGGGATCTGGTGTTCGCGTTCCTGGCCGACGAGGAGAACGGCGGCAAATGGGGCTCGCAGTGGTTGGTGGAGCACCGCCCCGACCTGTTCGACGGTGTCACCGAGGCCGTCGGTGAGGTCGGTGGGTTCTCGCTGACCGTGCCCCGCCCCGACGGCACCGAACGCAGGCTCTACCTGGTGGAGACCGCGGAGAAGGGCCTGGGCTGGATGCGGTTGCGCGCCAAGGCCCGTGCCGGGCACGGGTCGTTCCTGCACGAGGACAACGCCGTCACCATCCTCGCCGAAGCCGTCGCGCGCCTGGGTCGGCACACCTTCCCGGTGGTGCTGTCGGACTCGGTGGCCGAGTTCCTCGCCGCGGTCAGCGAGGAGAGCGGGCTGGCGTTCGACCCGCACGGACCCGATATCGAAGGACAGCTGGCCAAGCTGGGCACCATCTCGCGCATCATCGGCGCCACCCTGCGCGATACCGCGAATCCGACGATGCTGCAGGCCGGGTACAAAGCCAACGTCATCCCGCAGACCGCGGAGGCCGTGGTCGACTGCCGGGTGGTGCCGGGACGGCAGGCGGCGTTCGAACGCGAGGTCGACGAGCTGATCGGACCCGACGTGGAGCGCGAGTGGATCACCAAGCTCGACTCCTACGAGACCACCTTCGACGGTCACCTCGTCGATGCCATGAACGACGCGGTCCTGGCCCACGACGCCGACGGCCGCACCGTGCCCTACATGCTCTCCGGTGGTACCGACGCGAAAGCGTTCGCCCGCTTGGGGATTCGCTGCTTCGGTTTCGCACCCCTGCAGCTGCCGCCGGAGCTGGACTTCACC
It includes:
- a CDS encoding GbsR/MarR family transcriptional regulator, yielding MPGGRLTDADRQHIATGLAAGHGYAEIGRELGRPASTIMREVTRNGGPDDYRAERAQAATQQRARRHKQTPPPTPPIPDGGYGRDPRAVAEFTESFTALLIEQGLPRMEARVLACLQTTDSGALTAAELVARLRVSPASISNAVAFLEQQGMLRRELIPGERRERYLVDDDIWLRNLVASVQMQNALSDMTRRGVEVLGSDTPAGARFEQSAEFVAIVGAALRRAMEEWRVRQAERRAERE
- a CDS encoding endonuclease/exonuclease/phosphatase family protein, whose amino-acid sequence is MNAQGVRVGVRVLAGAATLIGAAGVAVHFLRWPWEPLVLAASGAPYLMGGAVLGAAGFAATRQWVATGVAVVIAGAGIATQVPLYVAQNGDAGRPITAMQANLLFDGADPGALVDQVRARDIAILTVNELTRAAVASLSQAGLDELLPHRYLAPGQTASGTGIWSRFPLSDTVEYDGYVLNQISATATVPELGPVSIYAVHPVPPVYDTGVWADELARLHEILRRSPTDRPVIVGGDFNATYDHARFRALASGRFADAAVQAGAGHLVTYPTDKAIPPVVGIDHFLLANARATSVETVALPGADHRALVARIELTTEG
- a CDS encoding M20/M25/M40 family metallo-hydrolase is translated as MSASGENSGSNGRSRAEDEVVELVSKLIQFDTSNTGELSTTKGERECAEWVAQQLHEVGYETEYVESGAPGRGNVFARLKGADSGRGALMIHGHLDVVPAEAADWSVHPFSGAVRDGYVWGRGAIDMKDMVGMTLALARQFKAEGTVPPRDLVFAFLADEENGGKWGSQWLVEHRPDLFDGVTEAVGEVGGFSLTVPRPDGTERRLYLVETAEKGLGWMRLRAKARAGHGSFLHEDNAVTILAEAVARLGRHTFPVVLSDSVAEFLAAVSEESGLAFDPHGPDIEGQLAKLGTISRIIGATLRDTANPTMLQAGYKANVIPQTAEAVVDCRVVPGRQAAFEREVDELIGPDVEREWITKLDSYETTFDGHLVDAMNDAVLAHDADGRTVPYMLSGGTDAKAFARLGIRCFGFAPLQLPPELDFTALFHGVDERVPVRSLEFGTRVLEHFLLHS